The Rhododendron vialii isolate Sample 1 chromosome 1a, ASM3025357v1 region CTCATTCTTAATTCCAAGTCTCAACTTACATGAATATGgctttattttttgctttctaACCCTTGGTACTTCATTTCCCCTCGTTATGCAATGGGTTTTCTTATTAGGGAACTGAACTAGTTGAAAGGGGCCTTCTAAAGTTTAATGATCTAGAAGATGTCCAAGTGAATCCTAAggcatttgaaaagatgaacaaCCTGTGGCTGCTTCATCTCGATTACGTTCACCTAACTTCTGGTTATGAACATATTTCCAAAAGGCTCTTATGGCTAAGCTGGAAAGGCTTCCCTTTGGATTGTATACCGTGGAATTTTTCTATGGAGAAGCTAGTTGCTCTTGATTTGCGTTATAGCAGTCTTAGAAAAGTTTGGAATGGAAATATGGTACGtccttatttctttctctatcccACATCTATCGCACGGTATTGCATGTGTGGAAATTAACTTTCCTCAAATTCTTTTGGACAGATTATGGACAAACTGAAGTTCCTTTACCTTAGTCACTGTCATTACCTAACAAGAACCCCTGACTTCTCTGGACTCTACTCTCTTGAGGAACTGACCCTTAATGATTGCAAAAGTTTAGTGGAGGTTGACGAGTCTATTAGATGTCTGAACAAACTTCTTGTCTTAGATATGAAAAACTGTACAAAACTTTGGAAGCTTCCTTCTGGCATTTGGATGTTGAAATCTCTCAAACGTCTTGATCTCTCTGGCTGCTCTAAGCTAGGAAACTTAGCTGTATTTAAAGGACCGCTATATAAATTATGGTGCTTATTCTTCTCATCTTGGACATTGCCACCAAAGGGTGTGCATTCTATTGGGTTTTCACTCATCTCTGTCCAGGCCGCCAGTTGCTTAATGGAATTAAATCTGAAAGACTGCCATTTGTCATATATACCAGAGGAAATAGGGAATCTAATCTCATTACGGACTCTGGACCTTACACAAAACAATTTGTGTACCTTGCCGGAGAGTATCTGTAACCTTACTTGCTTGAAGCGTTTGCGTTTGGAAGACAACAACATGTCACATCTGCCTAGTGGAATTGGGGGGTTGACGTCATTAGAGATTTTGAATCTTGCAAGAAACAGTTTATGTACCCTACCGGATTCCATTGGTAAGCTGTCTTGCTTGAAGGAATTGTTTGTGGGAAATAACAAGCTCTCACATCTTCCTAGTGAAATTGGGGATTTGGACTCTTTGGAGACTTTGGAACTTCAGCGTAATAATGGTTTCCTTGCCTTACCGGAAAGTATATGCAAACTTGTTCGCTTGCAGATATTGAGTTTGTATGACTGCAACTTGTCTCATCTGCCCAATGAAATTGATAGGTTGATCTCATTGGCGCATTTGGAACTTCGACGTAACAGATCACTTATCTTGCCAGAGAGTATCTGGCACCTTACTAGCTTGAACACCTTGGATTTAGGCGACTGCAATTTATCCCATCTTCCTAGTGGAATTGGCGGGTTGGTCTCATTAGAGATTTTGATTATTGAGAAAAATAATATGTGCACCATACCAGATAGTATCAATAACCTTCCTTGCTTGGAGAACATCCGCTTGAATGATTGTGCAAAGCTTCGATCTCTTCCAGAGCTTCCAACATGAACTATTGTGTATGCACCGCGTTGTCCATTATTAGAAAGCCTACCACTTGAATTGGATCAGCTAGGGCGGCGGGTGGACTATTCGGAATCCAATAAAGTAGCTGAGAACAATTTTTTAACTAGTCTCTTAAAACAACTTCCCAAGAGTAAGGTactctcgatctctctcacgCATTGGAATGCTTTAtaagggtgtgttccactaaccaaaataagtagtacttttttttgaattaaatgtgatgtattatgagagaatgacctatctcgtaaagcgaaaaataagtacactTAAGAAATAAAACCTTAGAGGAACAGGATTCCATAAGAAGgtaaaatcatggtttttgtAAAGCGGGAAATCAGGTTGAGTTCCACTAtgggatttttgggtttttttcgttttgtccttgttcaaatttttttcacgtttgttcGTTTTGTGACAAAcatttttggattattgattcgcctcgacaagagaaatttaaaaagtaattttgttttacttttaccctaatactttttttgtaatatccaagataaagcccaaaaagccgactttttgggcttttatcttggatatttctaaaaatatttgggtaaaagtcataattttttattttttcgattcctttcgtcgagatgaatcaataattaaaaaaagtttggtgcaaaatgagcaaacgcgaaaaaaatttgaagaaggaaataatgaaaaaagcccaaaaatcccTTAGCACTTGGCGGTATCCAAACCGAACTGAGTCTTGTGTCCCAATCAGTTGGGGTCGGCTATATGAAACCGGCCTGTTTTCCCATTGAGCTCTGTTTAGGGTTATTTCttcacttagatttagtaagcccaaTATGTCTGAATATTTTTAGTTCAAATCTTAAGAAAAAGATGTTTGTACTCTGACTAATTCATTGATCTATTGGAACAGGGGCTCTCTAAACTTCAGCATGTTGTTTCTATTTATGTTCCAGTAGGGGATGAGGTTCCTATTTGGTTCCCGTACCATGGTAGAGGGCCATATGTATCTTTTGTGGTGCTGCCTTCTCCTTCTGTGAAGCAGAAAATGTTGGGTTGGATTCTACGCGTATTAGTATGGGCTCCTCGAGAAGCACCTTACCGACTCCACGAAATACGTATTGCAGTGGTGATttgcaataaaataaaaaaggaagtaCTAGTATTCCCTTTTCGTGTCAATCCCTCCGATGTAGATCATGTGTGGCTTCTGTATATACCACAGGGGTACAAAGGATTGCAATTAGAAGGCGGTGATGAAGTGGAGATCCCAATATATGAAACTCATCCTAACACACTGGTAAAGAACTGGGCAATTGATCTAATTTACGAGGCTGATGAGATTCACAGGGGCAACGACACCTTGTACCGAGTGCTGTCAATTTAGTAGTAACAAATTCAACTTTGAAATTAGGAGAGTACTCTTGCTTCACAAAGTGAGATTTGGACTTCTCTTACTCTTGTTTTCATCCGATGAACCCACTGGATTTTGTGGGTTGAACCCAGcttttcttttgtaaaaaagagaactttttgttttcttttgtgttaTTGTTTCTTATTTGCAAGTGCTAATTTGCTCAAAACAAGAACAATTCATTGACAGAAATTCCATTTTTCATACACTTTTTTGTactgactaaaaaaaaaaaatgtttgtacTCTAACTAATTCATGATCTATTCGGACAGGGGTTCTCTGAACTTCAGCATGTTGTTCCAACAGGGAATGAGGTTCCTATTTGGTTCCCGGAGGGCCAAATGTATCTTTTGTGGTGCCGCCTTCTGTTTCTGTGAGGCAGAAAAATGTTGGAATATTGGATTCTACGCATATTAGTCTGGGCTCCCCGTGAAGCACCTTACCGACTCCACAAATTGCATATTGAAGAGGTGAGctgcaataaaataaaaaaggaagtaTTAGTATTCCCTTCCCAATATATGCAGGTGCTAACGCACTGGTAAAGATCTGGGCGATTGATCTCATTTACGAGGCTGATGAGATTCACAGGGCCAACGACACCTTGTACCAAGTGGTGTTAATTTAACAATATTCAACTTTGAAAATAGGGGATTGATGTGGTGTTAATCTGAaccatccatttttttttatggacaCTTTCATGAAAATGTGTCAAGGACCATGACATTTTCCTTGAAATAATCTGCTACACGTGAGATTTGGACTTCTCTTAATCCTGTTTTCATCCAATGAACCCACTGGATTTTGTAGGTTGAACCCAGCTTTTCAAAAAGACATTTTATCTCAAGTTCTAAACTCAGCGCCGCTCAAACTGcctctcaactctctctctctctctctctctctctctctctctctctctctctctctccatccatttGCGATTGACTCTATTATGGTCGCCTGGCCTTGAAGCAAGATGCATTAGTGGGCCTGACTGTAAGGTTGTTCATtcgttataaaaaaataatactaaataATTGCTGGATACAATTGCTGATGTATGTTGAAGAACAATTCTATATTGAACCCAGATTTAGGCCGAACTGAACACTCTGGTATCTATCTCCGTTTAGGCCTAGTTGAATCCATGCTTCTGGGGTTCATTCAATGTCTTGTTGGATGtcattttttcttgctttccttTGGGCCTTCTCGATCTACAATTCAAGCCTTTACTTGTATCTAGAGTTTGGTCCTCGAtctcgatgtaccatttgtcgagtttaataaaatcatgttgccgatcaaaataataataataataataataattgtgaATGTGAAAGCAAACAAGAAAGGAAAGGATGGACTAGCTAGCCTATATTGTGACTAACGGCTAGTTGACTGTGAAAATCTTCTACATACTTACAAATGACtcaataagaagaagaagaaagagacaaCGAACTCTTGAAGAAAATACTATAGTCAGCTATGACCTGCAAAATCATTCATTCCTTTACACTCTTCAAAAAGCCCATCAATCGTTGAATGAATAAAAGgggagaaaaatggtgagaaaTGAAGGGAATGGTCAGTTTTATTCGTCCATTTATGTTTCCTACAACTTCTCACGAAACGGTGTGAACCCCCGATTGTTCGTATTTCTAATCACTCTTTTTTGCCATCTCAAAGGCTGTTAAGGTCTGACGCTATGGTGAAGGTTCTTGCATTCAAACTCGTGTAGCGTTATAATTTAATTTCTAGGTGACAAGGCAAACAACATTACTGAAATTACACAGGTAGTACGGGTTCGAAGGAGACCTATCCCTATCGGATCTCAACTAAGGCATAAGACCAGGACACAGCAAGGAATACGGTTCTCATACTAGCTCAGACTAAGACACGAGCCAATACAACGAAGAGATGAAGAAATTCAGGATGATGGCATTGGGAAGCCAAGAGTATGGGGCCCGCAGCAAGTTCAGCAACTCCACTAGTGATTACAGTCTGCCCACATCTGGGTCGAGTAGGGAAGGCCAACAGACCtctagagaaatggagagatgaAGCAAGACAGTCGACATTTCGATGAAAGTTCGTAGTTGCTTGTTTGTGAATTTAATTGCAGAGTGGCATGCCTTGTGGTTTATCCTTGTGTTTATAGACATTTCAATGTGAGTTTCGTTTTGGTTGTCAGGTCTGTTGACAAGTGTGGTTGAACTTGCTTGAGTTCAAATTGACAATACGTTGGATTGGAACCTGGGTAAAGGTAGATGAAAAATTACTCCAAGCTGCTTCTGGATTTATTTATTCCTGTGTCGCTTTTTATCGCGGATCCTACATAATTGGGGCGTAaggtttgtttggtttcaagtaattCTTTGTGGGTTTGATTTGAATCTAATTTATTGGTTCATCATTGTGACAAGTCTCAACATCGGAAGGTTGGACAGAGAATGTCGACGAAAGATCTACACCATATTTTTTGGATGAAACGTTGCGGTTTAAGTCAGTACATGGTGATTTCGTTCGAAAACTCAACCAATTAAAATGCCTGAAAGTAGAAATCTTGTTGAAAAAGGCAAATGGAGTAATAAATTCTTGAAAGCCACATATCGAAATTGACGATTCCAATCAGCTAAACACCCTGTTTGGATCATCTCTTACTATTAGGGGTGTTATGAACCCGACCGGAccaaaaaagaccgaaaaaaccgaACATTCGGTTCGGTCGGTCCAGGGCCATTTTTTGGgggttcggggtggaccgaaccgaaccgaactaggttcggttcggtcttggttttctgaaaatttatatgcaccgaaccgaaccgaaccgactgCGGACCGAACTGACCGAACCTATATTGGACCGAACCGACtgaataatatatattatat contains the following coding sequences:
- the LOC131302423 gene encoding disease resistance protein RPV1-like, translating into MRPTEEGIRELADRCLIKYDCHDQIVMHDMIREMGREIVRQESLDPGKRSRLWYLDDVLEVLREGKGTEAVNGLLLHATNVQVNAKPFEKMDKLWYREHVLEVQRDGMGTELVERGLLKFNDLEDVQVNPKAFEKMNNLWLLHLDYVHLTSGYEHISKRLLWLSWKGFPLDCIPWNFSMEKLVALDLRYSSLRKVWNGNMIMDKLKFLYLSHCHYLTRTPDFSGLYSLEELTLNDCKSLVEVDESIRCLNKLLVLDMKNCTKLWKLPSGIWMLKSLKRLDLSGCSKLGNLAVFKGPLYKLWCLFFSSWTLPPKGVHSIGFSLISVQAASCLMELNLKDCHLSYIPEEIGNLISLRTLDLTQNNLCTLPESICNLTCLKRLRLEDNNMSHLPSGIGGLTSLEILNLARNSLCTLPDSIGKLSCLKELFVGNNKLSHLPSEIGDLDSLETLELQRNNGFLALPESICKLVRLQILSLYDCNLSHLPNEIDRLISLAHLELRRNRSLILPESIWHLTSLNTLDLGDCNLSHLPSGIGGLVSLEILIIEKNNMCTIPDSINNLPCLENIRLNDCAKLRSLPELPT